In the genome of Rhodamnia argentea isolate NSW1041297 chromosome 3, ASM2092103v1, whole genome shotgun sequence, one region contains:
- the LOC115753591 gene encoding laccase-6, protein MEKLTMGLVLSITALISCFSPLHVLAQWPGGRSTRFYDFKVQTTRITKLCNTKDIVTVNGMYPGPVVYAQEDDRVIVKVTNESPYNVTIHWHGIRQMLSCWSDGPSYITQCPIQAGQSFTYEFTLVKQKGTLFWHAHVSWLRATVHGAIVMYPKTGVPYPFTYPYEEHIIILGEYWLKDVVQLEKAVLASGGGPPPADAFTINGHPGPNYNCSNNDVYEIDVVPGKTYLLRLINAGLNTENFFSIANHRMTVVEADGEYTKPFTTDRVMLGPGQTMNVLVTADQPIGKYSMAMGPYMSAQGVPFQNISAIAYFQYLGALPTSLSLPARLPTFNDNLAVKTVMDGLRSLNSGNVPKEIDQNLFYTIGLNVQQCHSPTPQQNCQGLNNGTMAASMNNISFVKPKISLLEAYYNRINGQFTEDFPGVPLKFYDFVNGAPNNIPNNTQSMIGTRTFVLEYGTRVQLILQNTGTVTTENHPIHLHGYSFYVVGYGSGNYNPQTTQFNLVDPPYLNVIGVPVGGWAAIRFVADNPGVWFMHCHIDIHM, encoded by the exons ATGGAGAAGCTAACCATGGGGCTCGTGCTCTCCATTACCGCATTAATATCTTGTTTCAGCCCTCTGCATGTTCTTGCACAGTGGCCTGGAGGAAGATCGACCAGGTTCTATGACTTCAAG GTGCAAACCACAAGGATTACCAAGCTATGCAACACCAAGGACATAGTAACAGTCAATGGAATGTATCCAGGACCGGTTGTTTATGCCCAAGAAGATGATAGAGTGATCGTCAAAGTTACAAATGAGAGTCCATACAATGTCACAATTCACTG GCATGGCATCCGGCAGATGCTATCCTGCTGGTCTGATGGACCCTCGTACATCACCCAGTGTCCTATTCAAGCTGGACAGAGTTTTACGTATGAGTTCACATTGGTAAAGCAGAAAGGCACCCTTTTCTGGCATGCCCATGTCTCTTGGCTTCGAGCCACTGTCCATGGTGCTATAGTCATGTATCCAAAGACAGGGGTCCCTTATCCCTTTACATATCCTTATGAAGAGCACATCATTATTCTAG GAGAATATTGGCTCAAGGATGTAGTACAACTTGAGAAAGCTGTTTTAGCTAGCGGAGGAGGTCCTCCACCAGCTGATGCATTTACGATCAACGGCCATCCTGGCCCTAACTACAATTGCTCAAACAATG ATGTATACGAGATTGACGTGGTCCCAGGAAAGACCTACCTGCTGAGGCTGATAAACGCAGGTCTGAACACCGAAAACTTCTTTTCCATTGCAAATCACAGGATGACCGTTGTTGAAGCTGATGGAGAGTACACGAAGCCATTCACAACCGATCGGGTGATGCTTGGCCCAGGCCAGACGATGAATGTCCTGGTCACAGCCGATCAGCCCATCGGAAAATATTCTATGGCCATGGGTCCTTACATGTCAGCCCAGGGTGTACCCTTTCAAAACATATCGGCCATAGCATACTTCCAATACCTTGGTGCTTTGCCCACTTCCCTGTCTTTGCCTGCTAGACTACCCACTTTTAATGATAATCTTGCAGTTAAGACTGTTATGGATGGGCTTAGGAGTCTGAATTCTGGTAATGTTCCAAAGGAGATAGATCAGAATCTCTTTTACACTATAGGACTAAATGTTCAACAATGCCATTCCCCAACGCCACAGCAAAATTGCCAGGGCTTGAACAATGGGACGATGGCTGCGTCTATGAACAATATAAGCTTTGTCAAACCCAAGATATCTCTTCTCGAAGCTTATTACAATAGAATTAACGGCCAGTTCACTGAGGATTTTCCTGGTGTGCCTCTGAAGTTCTATGACTTTGTCAATGGGGCGCCTAATAACATTCCTAACAACACCCAATCGATGATCGGAACTAGAACCTTTGTCCTTGAATATGGAACTAGGGTGCAACTCATATTACAGAACACAGGGACGGTCACTACGGAAAACCACCCAATTCACCTTCATGGATATAGCTTCTATGTAGTTGGATATGGCTCCGGCAACTATAATCCCCAAACCACACAATTCAACTTGGTGGATCCGCCTTACTTGAACGTAATTGGAGTTCCCGTGGGCGGATGGGCTGCAATTCGATTTGTCGCAGACAATCCAG GAGTTTGGTTCATGCATTGTCACATCGATATACACATGTAA